One window of the Salvia splendens isolate huo1 chromosome 1, SspV2, whole genome shotgun sequence genome contains the following:
- the LOC121747394 gene encoding putative phosphatidylglycerol/phosphatidylinositol transfer protein DDB_G0282179 encodes MAGVPMKVFGCFLVALCLLVPLISAKAADVKYCDKKANYIVKVNGLDIDPYPISRGSNTTFAISATTGQPITGGKLVIDVSYFWFHVHSEDRDLCKDTSCPIDVGDFLVSHSQELPGITPPGSYTLTMKMVDGNNNQLTCITVDFSIGFIAEETLAVM; translated from the exons ATGGCTGGTGTGCCGATGAAGGTCTTCGGTTGTTTTCTCGTTGCTCTGTGTCTACTTGTACCGTTGATTTCCGCCAAGGCAGCCGATGTTAAATATTGCG ATAAGAAGGCTAATTATATTGTCAAGGTGAATGGACTCGACATAGATCCGTATCCAATTTCCAGAGGCTCGAATACCACCTTTGCAATTTCTGCAACTACTG GTCAACCAATAACTGGCGGGAAACTCGTTATTGATGTCTCGTACTTTTGGTTTCACGTCCATAGTGAGGATCGTGATCTCTGTAAAGATACTTCATGTCCGATCGATGTCGGTGATTTTCTGGTCTCTCACTCCCAGGAATTACCTGGAATCACCCCACCT GGTTCATACACTCTTACAATGAAAATGGTGGATGGGAACAACAATCAGTTGACGTGCATTACTGTTGACTTCAGCATTGGTTTCATTGCAGAAGAGACCTTGGCTGTTATGTAA